The following proteins are encoded in a genomic region of Oreochromis aureus strain Israel breed Guangdong linkage group 8, ZZ_aureus, whole genome shotgun sequence:
- the LOC116321255 gene encoding protein FAM171A2, which translates to MPANCISRLLLFVSVCAVWEALAKSLPDQGALEVQIRVQVFDNSDLSPLADAQVEVHGNQTLLASSRAGKDGVVRVNFLYRAGTWVIITASKQDYVTNSVPWHSSRIPLYAAVSLYLLVQRPGTLILYDDVLQVLSGSPGARNQPLVQLQRKSIQLPSSSNYTALTAVLTTARSQYEIGGFPFLLGQETNSSGAETGWMDLTALAVVSIQLFDKDGSVIRVSDPIHISVPLPSDTRNRMATSVPAWLYQPKTGLWVRNGTGYIKKDGTQFVWNVVVPQMGYWLAAFPTSSGLGLSHPGLRDITTYHTLFLLSILGSLALLVLILLCVLLYYCRRKCLKPRRQQGKPHTSNLNGAKRDQGTSTSRLNLICGGHVESGPSNDKSDLSPSRDYQSSREDLTKHVPAHMLRHAKGKNASGSQRGESFPMKVTRATETNNLDSPLLHDDYNRNYSPKDNKESDYHRHHNANDNRGYSSDPPSPPRFQGYVPSQSDKPPDYSAAAADSLARPTSLNTQPGQIIFCSSIDQMKENMYRSMVPTLVIPAHYMRLPSEFSGKDGKDQKDQDKDGTQMGGGQQHHHHHSQKQGQQQQQQQQGGSQGDDSEEPSWASDSSGGPVTIPVLFNDSTMAQMNGELQALTEKKLLELGVKQHPRAWFISLDGRANAHVRHSYIDVGNDLSGGGGFGGGSSSTPRDVNLEPPLEAQERKSAGNRKGKDERWGTGGRKGHGVSSSGGKSYSKLAYPDHSEPSSSEGRPVSPEENSLTPLLDEGPSSRGSTIPRRGRSRVNSSRSSNSENRRDSMTSPEDDSEDKDENKKSPWQKIEDRPLMVFHPRK; encoded by the exons ATGCCAGCCAACTGCATCTCCCGTTTGCTCCTCTTCGTGTCGGTGTGCGCGGTTTGGGAGGCGCTGGCCAAATCTCTTCCAGATCAGGGAGCACTGG aGGTGCAAATAAGAGTCCAGGTGTTCGACAACAGCGACCTGTCCCCGTTGGCAGACGCTCAGGTGGAAGTACACGGTAACCAGACCCTGTTGGCGTCCAGCCGTGCTGGCAAAGATGGCGTGGTGAGAGTCAACTTCCTGTACCGCGCAGGAACATGGGTCATTATTACAGCCTCCAAACAAGACTACGTCACCAACTCTGTGCCCTGGCACTCCAGCCGCATCCCGC tGTATGCAGCAGTCAGCCTGTACCTGCTCGTTCAGAGGCCGGGAACTCTTATTCTGTATGATGACGTCCTGCAGGTGCTCTCCGGGTCTCCAG GGGCTCGTAACCAGCCGCTGGTGCAGCTCCAGAGGAAGTCCATTCAGCTGCCGTCCAGCTCCAACTACACAGCACTCACTGCTGTGCTGACCACAGCCAGGAGCCAGTATGAAATCGGGGGATTCCCCTTCCTGCTGGGCCAAGAGACCAACAGCTCAG GTGCAGAAACTGGGTGGATGGACTTGACGGCACTGGCAGTGGTCAGCATTCAGCTTTTTGATAAAGACGGCAGCGTGATCCGTGTTTCAGATCCGATCCACATCTCTGTGCCGCTGCCGTCAGACACCCGAAACAGGATGGCCACGAGTGTGCCCGCTTGGCTGTATCAGCCAAAGACGG ggCTGTGGGTTCGGAACGGGACGGGCTACATCAAAAAGGACGGGACGCAGTTTGTCTGGAACGTCGTGGTTCCTCAGATGGGATACTGGTTGGCTGCCTTTCCGACATCTTCAG GTTTAGGTTTGTCTCATCCAGGCTTGAGGGATATCACCACCTACCACACTCTGTTCCTGCTGTCCATCCTGGGATCACTGGCCTTGCTGGTGCTCATCCTGCTCTGCGTGCTGCTCTACTACTGCAG ACGGAAGTGTCTGAAACCACGTCGACAGCAAGGCAAACCTCACACGTCCAATCTAAACGGCGCTAAGAGAGACCAGGGCACATCCACGTCACGGCTAAATCTGATCTGTGGAGGCCATGTTGAATCAGGCCCCTCCAATGACAAATCTGACTTGTCGCCATCGCGAGACTACCAGAGTTCAAGGGAGGATTTAACTAAGCATGTTCCAGCCCACATGCTGCGACACGCAAAGGGTAAAAATGCGTCAGGTTCCCAACGGGGTGAAAGCTTCCCTATGAAGGTTACACGTGCCACAGAGACCAACAACTTGGACAGCCCTTTGTTGCATGACGACTACAACCGGAACTACAGCCCCAAAGATAACAAGGAGTCCGACTATCACAGACACCACAACGCCAACGACAATCGAGGATACTCCTCCGATCCCCCGTCCCCACCTCGCTTCCAAGGTTACGTCCCAAGCCAGTCCGACAAGCCTCCGGATTAttccgcagcagcagcagacagccTTGCCCGACCTACTTCCCTCAACACCCAACCAGGTCAGATCATCTTCTGCAGCTCCATTGACCAGATGAAGGAGAACATGTACCGCAGCATGGTGCCAACCCTGGTTATCCCCGCCCACTACATGCGGCTGCCATCTGAGTTTTCTGGCAAAGATGGCAAGGACCAGAAGGATCAAGACAAAGATGGCACACAGATGGGAGGAGGCCAGCAGCACCATCACCACCACTCCCAGAAGCAaggccagcagcagcaacagcaacagcaagGAGGATCTCAAGGCGACGACTCTGAGGAACCGAGCTGGGCATCTGACTCGTCCGGGGGGCCTGTGACCATCCCAGTGCTATTCAACGATTCCACCATGGCTCAAATGAACGGGGAACTGCAGGCTCTGACGGAGAAGAAGCTCCTGGAACTTGGAGTTAAACAACACCCCAGGGCGTGGTTCATCTCTCTCGATGGTCGAGCTAACGCTCACGTGCGCCACTCCTACATAGATGTTGGGAATGACCTCAGTGGCGGTGGTGGATTTGGAGGTGGCTCCAGCAGCACTCCGCGGGATGTCAACCTGGAACCACCTCTGGAGGCCCAAGAGCGAAAATCAGCTGGAAATAGAAAGGGAAAAGATGAGCGCTGGGGAACGGGAGGACGGAAGGGCCACGGTGTTAGCAGCAGCGGCGGGAAGAGTTACTCCAAGCTGGCCTACCCTGACCACAGCGAGCCCAGCAGCAGTGAGGGACGTCCCGTCTCTCCCGAGGAGAACTCCCTAACCCCTCTTTTGGATGAAGGCCCGTCCTCCCGAGGATCCACCATTCCTAGAAGAGGACGCAGCCGCGTGAACAGCAGCCGCAGCAGCAACAGCGAGAACCGCCGCGACTCCATGACCAGTCCAGAGGATGATTCCGAGGACAAAGATGAGAACAAGAAGAGCCCCTGGCAGAAGATCGAAGACAGGCCTCTGATGGTCTTCCACCCCAGGAAGTGA